A stretch of the Vicinamibacteria bacterium genome encodes the following:
- a CDS encoding ribbon-helix-helix domain-containing protein encodes MRTIAITVDDETLALIDELYERTNTFSSRSALVRAAIREYARLTRKRAEEERERAILHANKDRLDKELAALISEQAKS; translated from the coding sequence ATGAGAACAATAGCGATCACTGTCGACGACGAGACCCTGGCCCTCATCGACGAGCTCTACGAAAGGACGAATACGTTCTCCAGTCGCTCCGCCCTGGTACGCGCCGCGATTAGAGAGTACGCACGTCTCACGCGAAAGCGAGCAGAGGAAGAACGCGAGCGCGCGATCCTTCACGCGAATAAAGATCGTCTGGACAAGGAGTTGGCCGCCCTGATCTCGGAACAGGCCAAGTCGTGA